The proteins below are encoded in one region of Flavobacterium sp. IMCC34852:
- a CDS encoding HU family DNA-binding protein, whose amino-acid sequence MFNQQLITNIMNKSELIDAIAADAGITKAAAKLALESFLGNVGGTLKKGGRVSLVGFGSWSVSKRAARDGRNPQTGKTIKIAAKNVVKFKAGAELDGAVN is encoded by the coding sequence ATGTTTAACCAACAATTAATAACTAACATTATGAACAAATCAGAATTAATCGATGCAATTGCAGCTGACGCTGGAATCACAAAAGCTGCTGCAAAATTAGCTTTAGAATCATTTTTAGGAAATGTAGGTGGTACTTTGAAAAAAGGTGGAAGAGTATCTTTAGTAGGTTTCGGTTCTTGGTCAGTATCTAAAAGAGCTGCAAGAGACGGAAGAAATCCTCAAACAGGAAAAACTATCAAAATCGCTGCTAAAAATGTAGTTAAATTCAAAGCTGGTGCTGAATTAGACGGAGCAGTAAACTAA
- a CDS encoding YqgE/AlgH family protein, which translates to MISEKLQKGQLLIAEPSIIGDLSFNRSVILLADHNEEGSVGFILNKPLKYTINDLLPEIDAKFKIYNGGPVEQDNLYFIHNVPKLIPNSIEISNGIFWGGDFELTKDLINKGLIKKKNIRFFLGYTGWDSEQLENEMQSNSWILTKNIYENRILGKASVHFWKERIIELGGEYLIWSNAPENPILN; encoded by the coding sequence ATGATCTCAGAAAAATTACAAAAAGGTCAATTATTAATTGCTGAACCTTCGATTATCGGGGATTTGTCATTTAATCGATCTGTAATTTTATTGGCCGACCATAATGAGGAAGGTTCGGTAGGGTTTATTTTGAATAAGCCTCTAAAATATACCATTAATGATTTACTACCGGAAATTGATGCCAAATTTAAAATCTACAATGGCGGTCCGGTTGAACAAGACAATTTGTATTTTATTCACAATGTTCCAAAGCTGATTCCCAATAGTATTGAGATTTCCAATGGTATTTTTTGGGGTGGCGATTTTGAATTGACAAAGGATTTAATCAACAAAGGGTTGATAAAAAAGAAAAACATTCGGTTCTTTTTGGGCTACACCGGTTGGGATTCAGAGCAATTGGAGAACGAAATGCAATCTAACTCATGGATACTGACTAAAAATATCTATGAAAACAGAATCTTGGGCAAAGCTTCAGTTCACTTTTGGAAAGAAAGAATCATCGAATTAGGCGGTGAATACCTTATTTGGTCAAATGCACCCGAAAATCCTATCTTGAATTAA
- a CDS encoding aminotransferase class IV: protein MINFNGEILNSELQLSVSNRSFLYGDGVFETLKVVNNRILFFEDHYFRLLSSMRIIRMKIPMSFTFEYLENQILTLVNQQKIQNSARVRLTVFRNEGGFYTPSDNSVSFVIQANGLSNELYTITDKSFEVDLYKDFVVKKQLLSTIKTNNKIIQITASIFAQENQLDSCLLINEDKNVVEATNGNLFMLLNNQLITPPIAEGCLNGIMRKQILKLAKELGDVEAVENEISPFDLQKADELFITNVIVGIQPITKYRKKEFDTKLSKELLSKLNQSIKV, encoded by the coding sequence ATGATAAATTTTAATGGTGAAATTCTGAATTCTGAATTGCAACTATCGGTTTCAAATCGCTCTTTTCTGTATGGTGACGGCGTGTTTGAAACCCTAAAAGTGGTCAACAATCGTATCCTTTTTTTTGAGGATCATTACTTCAGATTGTTATCTTCCATGCGGATTATCAGAATGAAAATCCCAATGTCTTTTACTTTCGAATACCTCGAAAATCAAATTTTAACCTTGGTAAACCAACAAAAAATTCAAAATTCCGCTCGAGTAAGATTGACGGTTTTTAGAAACGAAGGTGGTTTTTATACTCCTTCCGATAATTCGGTTTCCTTTGTAATTCAAGCCAATGGGTTGTCGAATGAATTGTATACTATAACCGATAAATCTTTTGAGGTCGATTTGTATAAAGACTTTGTAGTCAAGAAACAATTGCTTTCTACAATCAAAACCAACAATAAAATCATCCAAATTACCGCCAGTATTTTTGCTCAAGAAAACCAACTGGATTCATGTCTGCTGATCAACGAAGATAAAAATGTTGTGGAAGCTACCAATGGGAATCTGTTTATGCTACTGAACAACCAATTGATTACACCGCCAATTGCAGAAGGATGTTTAAACGGAATCATGAGAAAGCAAATATTGAAATTAGCAAAAGAATTGGGCGATGTTGAGGCGGTTGAAAATGAAATTTCTCCTTTTGATCTACAAAAAGCCGATGAATTATTTATAACCAACGTGATTGTAGGTATCCAACCAATTACAAAATACCGTAAAAAGGAATTTGACACAAAATTGTCTAAGGAATTGTTAAGTAAACTAAATCAATCGATAAAAGTTTAA
- a CDS encoding START-like domain-containing protein: MDSKIRYELEFPLNSSPQLLYQYISTPSGLQEWFADNVNSRGEFFTFIWDDVEENARLASKKTGEKVKFKWVDDNKKDTEYYFELRILEDEITKDVSLMVVDYAIEDELEESKLLWENQISDLKHVIGSI; encoded by the coding sequence ATGGATAGTAAAATTCGTTATGAGCTTGAGTTTCCTTTGAATTCATCACCTCAATTGTTATATCAATACATTTCAACTCCTTCAGGTTTACAAGAATGGTTCGCGGATAATGTAAATTCCAGAGGTGAATTTTTCACTTTTATTTGGGATGATGTTGAAGAAAACGCCCGATTAGCCTCCAAAAAAACAGGAGAAAAAGTAAAATTTAAATGGGTTGATGATAATAAGAAAGATACCGAGTATTACTTTGAGTTGAGAATTCTGGAAGATGAAATCACCAAAGATGTTTCTTTAATGGTTGTTGATTACGCCATTGAGGACGAATTAGAAGAGTCAAAACTTTTATGGGAAAATCAAATTTCCGATTTAAAACATGTTATAGGCTCTATATAA
- a CDS encoding LamG-like jellyroll fold domain-containing protein: MKNTLLNLQKNYFLAIALLITSISFGQDYYDSNGNIIWNATANSGYNNNVDLIGRDDNLSFNKKQNTGVSPTPFVTIGLGNIAISNAANPNTFSADRNYLVWGDNGSDMNDSFSDVTLSFGGTSGVSTSVDLPNRRWKIVESGGDVGKIKVSIPSSGMLGMPTLAGNDSYVMIVASDASFTTDVETVFLTISGLNQVADFDFDGTKYFTFGVAQQTSFSRHASFDGVDELIKFEAVNNLTSSFTMMFWVRPTGQNALSTDRTIVSKYDGSTGYRVYLSTDNKINVSWTGGTTLTSSTVLPNSIWHNIAIVFSNNSTKLYIDGLLDSTVASVAPTSNTNNFSIGAEYRNKSDIRNYFAGDIDEFRLWDRSVSIANIKFMMNQEILQSGVGIKGAIIPETITRNDIRTLKWANLVAYYSMNSFIGTHVDDDSAKNNRGNLFNLNKVTVANQTAPMPYETALEGQWSNSNTWANGAIQSPPNSVSIINNTTPINWNIVRTSHNVFTTTNKVLLGLLVSNNTLTANNNIKVEVSHYLKLEGKIDLEGKSQLLQPNNSDLDVTSSGSIERDQQGQSNIYNYNYWSSPVSSINNTTINHGFTVADVMKDGTTSIPQNIVWSAGIDGSPTSPITLASYWIFNFQELNNGFANWGAIGQNGNLLPGQGYTLKGSGTLAAKQNYTFVGKPNNGTITSTVSSGNLNLCGNPYPSAIDANKFIDDNASSITGTLYFWEHYNTNTSHNTIQYQGGYATYTKTGGTAPVAPSGVSGMGTSAKKPKRYIPVGQGFFVAGSATGGTITYKNSQRAFVKEDQSTSYTLFRTNNSITENSEDESGLDVEEEFTKLSLGFDSANNYHRQILLGFMNQYATSGLDNGYDGLSIESLTNDMYFINEGTRLNIQGDGYFNINNIYPLGVKNAVAGTVKFSVDNKEFMDENQDIFIYDSLTDQYHNIKSESFEIDLPAGTNDTRFSLRFTNASALGTNQNQLQNGITVVHSQSDEMITIKNELQDVNIDSVILFNLMGQKVNTWTLDNQNQNNIQLPVNNLNSGAYIVKVNTIKGSTSKKFIIK; encoded by the coding sequence ATGAAAAACACATTACTTAACCTACAGAAAAATTATTTCCTTGCAATTGCGTTATTGATAACGTCAATTTCATTTGGTCAGGATTACTATGATTCTAATGGAAATATTATTTGGAACGCAACAGCAAACAGCGGTTACAATAACAACGTCGATTTAATCGGTCGAGATGACAACCTGAGTTTTAATAAAAAGCAAAACACAGGCGTGAGCCCAACTCCATTTGTTACTATAGGCTTAGGCAACATAGCAATTTCAAATGCGGCTAACCCTAATACATTCAGTGCAGACAGAAACTATCTTGTTTGGGGTGATAATGGCAGTGACATGAATGATTCATTTAGTGATGTCACATTGAGTTTTGGTGGTACATCAGGCGTTTCAACTTCAGTTGATCTTCCAAACAGAAGATGGAAAATTGTGGAATCAGGTGGTGATGTCGGCAAGATAAAAGTATCTATTCCTTCGTCAGGAATGTTAGGAATGCCCACTTTAGCCGGAAACGACTCCTATGTAATGATTGTGGCAAGTGATGCCTCTTTTACTACAGATGTAGAAACAGTATTTTTAACCATCAGTGGTTTAAATCAAGTGGCCGACTTTGACTTTGACGGAACTAAGTATTTTACTTTTGGTGTAGCTCAACAAACTAGTTTTTCAAGACATGCCTCATTTGATGGTGTTGATGAATTAATAAAATTTGAAGCTGTAAATAACTTAACCAGCAGTTTTACCATGATGTTTTGGGTAAGACCTACAGGGCAAAATGCCTTATCTACGGATAGAACAATCGTTTCAAAATATGATGGCTCAACAGGATATAGAGTATACTTGTCTACAGACAACAAAATCAACGTTTCTTGGACAGGCGGAACAACATTAACTTCATCGACTGTTTTACCTAATTCAATTTGGCACAACATTGCCATAGTTTTTTCAAATAATTCAACAAAATTATATATTGATGGTCTTTTAGATTCAACTGTTGCTTCTGTAGCTCCTACTTCAAACACAAACAATTTTTCAATTGGTGCCGAATACAGAAACAAATCAGACATCAGAAATTACTTTGCCGGAGATATTGACGAATTCAGATTATGGGATAGAAGTGTAAGTATTGCCAATATTAAATTCATGATGAACCAAGAAATACTTCAAAGCGGTGTTGGTATTAAAGGAGCAATCATTCCTGAAACCATAACAAGAAATGATATCAGAACTTTAAAATGGGCAAATCTTGTGGCTTATTACTCGATGAATTCTTTCATTGGAACTCATGTTGATGATGACTCAGCCAAAAACAACAGAGGTAATTTATTCAATCTAAACAAAGTTACCGTAGCCAATCAAACCGCTCCAATGCCTTATGAGACAGCTCTTGAAGGGCAATGGTCAAATTCTAACACTTGGGCCAACGGCGCTATCCAAAGCCCTCCAAACAGTGTTTCAATAATTAATAACACAACGCCGATCAATTGGAATATTGTTCGAACCAGTCATAATGTATTCACAACAACAAACAAAGTCTTACTTGGTTTGTTAGTATCGAACAATACCTTGACTGCAAACAACAATATCAAGGTTGAAGTTTCTCACTACTTGAAATTAGAAGGAAAAATTGATCTGGAAGGAAAATCTCAATTACTACAACCCAATAATAGTGATCTAGATGTGACTAGTTCAGGTTCAATTGAACGTGACCAACAAGGTCAATCCAATATTTATAATTACAATTATTGGTCATCACCGGTAAGCTCTATCAATAACACTACCATCAATCATGGCTTTACTGTGGCTGATGTTATGAAAGACGGAACTACTTCAATTCCGCAAAATATAGTTTGGTCGGCCGGAATTGATGGTTCGCCTACCAGCCCTATAACATTAGCTAGCTATTGGATTTTTAATTTTCAAGAATTAAACAACGGATTTGCCAACTGGGGAGCTATAGGACAAAACGGAAATTTACTTCCTGGTCAAGGTTACACTTTGAAAGGTTCGGGGACTTTAGCTGCTAAACAAAACTATACTTTTGTTGGAAAACCAAATAATGGTACTATAACTTCAACTGTATCCTCAGGAAACTTAAATCTATGTGGAAATCCATATCCATCTGCTATTGATGCCAATAAGTTCATTGATGATAATGCATCAAGTATAACAGGGACTCTATATTTCTGGGAGCATTACAACACTAATACTTCTCACAATACAATTCAATATCAAGGAGGTTATGCTACTTATACCAAAACCGGAGGAACAGCACCGGTAGCACCTTCTGGAGTAAGCGGTATGGGAACTAGTGCAAAAAAACCTAAGAGATACATTCCTGTGGGACAAGGATTCTTTGTAGCAGGTTCAGCAACAGGCGGAACCATTACATACAAAAATTCTCAAAGAGCATTTGTTAAAGAAGATCAATCAACATCATATACATTGTTTAGAACTAATAATTCAATAACTGAAAATTCAGAAGATGAAAGTGGATTAGATGTTGAAGAAGAATTTACTAAATTGAGTTTAGGATTTGATTCTGCTAATAATTACCACAGACAAATATTACTTGGTTTCATGAATCAATATGCAACCTCAGGACTTGACAATGGTTATGATGGATTAAGTATTGAGTCATTAACAAATGATATGTATTTTATCAATGAGGGAACAAGATTAAATATTCAAGGAGATGGATATTTCAATATAAACAATATTTATCCGCTTGGCGTGAAAAATGCTGTTGCCGGAACTGTAAAATTCAGTGTTGATAACAAAGAATTTATGGATGAAAATCAAGATATCTTTATTTATGATAGCTTAACAGATCAATATCACAACATCAAATCAGAAAGTTTTGAAATTGATTTACCAGCCGGAACAAACGATACCAGATTTTCTTTAAGATTTACAAACGCAAGTGCATTGGGAACTAACCAAAACCAATTACAAAACGGTATTACTGTAGTTCATTCTCAATCTGATGAAATGATTACAATTAAAAATGAATTGCAAGATGTCAATATAGATTCTGTAATCTTATTCAATTTAATGGGTCAAAAAGTTAATACTTGGACATTGGATAACCAAAATCAAAACAATATCCAACTTCCTGTTAATAACTTAAACAGTGGTGCATATATTGTTAAAGTAAACACTATCAAAGGTAGCACTAGTAAAAAGTTCATAATTAAATAA